One part of the Syntrophales bacterium genome encodes these proteins:
- a CDS encoding porin, with the protein MPRSWATDEGKKVKSHESSFFYKEVVFSPEYLFDGDNLRFREIDPANSVGFEYFRIFSGEYGDWVTTDLQVRFPIMIHRKKLFRNASANFNLTNFNLNTDVDRNKMDDTLTTEWRVMYEIHNAYANFKLNDGRSNIKIGHFDVPFGLEPLIDTHPTLLQTQASKNIGFKRDWGFSVNGALPSFDYEVAATLGTGGMEKISREDGSYLLSGRIGTPSSENFQYGFSLLYGRVFPSVFGTGDYLFEEALLRKRVGLDSQYLYRPYLFKVEIAYGKDEDRHVLSSLFEVDYTVPKYQKWQLEAQIKSFINDLEKGGSDDTTMTLGVSYKMTNEVTLRANYIHDFNLRLGGEEDILGFQLYYYGQ; encoded by the coding sequence TTGCCCAGGTCTTGGGCAACAGATGAAGGGAAAAAAGTAAAAAGCCATGAGTCATCCTTTTTTTATAAAGAAGTTGTTTTTTCTCCTGAATATCTATTTGATGGGGATAACTTGAGATTCAGGGAGATAGATCCGGCCAACTCTGTGGGGTTTGAATATTTCCGTATCTTTTCCGGGGAATATGGTGATTGGGTTACAACTGATCTGCAGGTGAGATTCCCTATAATGATTCACAGGAAAAAACTTTTTAGGAATGCCAGTGCTAATTTCAATCTAACTAATTTCAATCTAAATACCGATGTTGACCGGAACAAAATGGACGACACCCTTACGACCGAGTGGAGAGTCATGTATGAAATCCATAATGCCTATGCTAATTTCAAATTAAATGATGGAAGATCAAATATTAAGATCGGTCACTTTGATGTACCTTTCGGCCTTGAGCCTCTTATAGATACCCATCCTACCCTTTTGCAAACCCAGGCCTCAAAAAATATCGGTTTTAAGCGGGATTGGGGGTTCTCTGTTAATGGCGCGCTCCCCTCATTTGATTACGAAGTTGCTGCTACTCTTGGTACCGGAGGGATGGAGAAAATATCGAGAGAGGACGGGAGTTACCTTCTGTCCGGAAGGATCGGCACACCTTCCTCGGAAAATTTCCAGTACGGTTTTTCTCTCCTTTATGGGCGTGTTTTTCCGTCAGTGTTTGGAACTGGTGATTATCTTTTTGAAGAGGCTCTCCTCCGGAAGAGAGTGGGCCTGGATAGCCAATATTTGTACCGTCCATATCTCTTCAAGGTGGAAATTGCTTATGGAAAGGATGAAGACCGTCACGTGTTGAGCAGTCTTTTTGAAGTAGATTATACCGTGCCTAAGTATCAAAAATGGCAGCTTGAAGCCCAAATCAAATCATTTATTAACGATCTGGAGAAAGGCGGTTCTGATGATACAACCATGACTTTAGGGGTATCTTACAAAATGACCAATGAAGTTACCTTAAGAGCCAACTATATCCATGACTTCAATCTCAGATTAGGTGGAGAAGAAGATATTCTCGGTTTTCAGTTATATTATTATGGTCAATAA
- a CDS encoding outer membrane protein transport protein translates to MMKKLFLCVGISALLMFFFTFELARASGMYVEGVGTRAMTMGGAFTGLADDSSAVHWNPSGLAQLKGAGFAASLYTMSSFLRDRNSVSNLDPAEQDWTKGDYFSRVYPTEPKQFDDYREFWPFAAAMPAITAHKNFGDYTIGVGAFPIAGAYSRWEDTIKDTTDADIDASLFFMVMLMDFNVSIAKKITDKLSLGVGLDLVYLKLQGDIEKDYRNSNVSWQPDYSSGIDAEADGMGVQGVIGFLYKFSPKWSLGAIFRTGAKFDVNGDLGAWFTIRGPDGQPMMDLEQKTNYYHEFVYPPSWGVGIAYKPTQTLTLTADWQRIDWTKFKWPFADLHLEKKEPLLKEDIVKDPDWSAADSYRFGLEYKYNKRLTLRGGYMSDDSGVPNEAAGFATSIIGDPIQYANIGFGYQWDVWNLDFMVGTAWGEPYPGVKHN, encoded by the coding sequence ATGATGAAGAAACTATTTTTGTGCGTAGGTATTTCGGCGCTTCTTATGTTTTTTTTCACTTTCGAGTTGGCAAGGGCCAGCGGAATGTACGTAGAAGGCGTGGGTACAAGGGCAATGACCATGGGTGGTGCGTTCACTGGATTAGCAGATGATTCATCTGCAGTTCACTGGAATCCCTCGGGTCTTGCACAATTAAAAGGGGCAGGGTTCGCGGCTAGTCTTTACACAATGAGCTCTTTCTTGCGGGACCGTAATTCTGTAAGCAACCTCGATCCGGCTGAGCAAGATTGGACTAAAGGAGATTATTTTAGCCGAGTCTATCCTACCGAACCCAAACAGTTTGATGATTACAGGGAATTTTGGCCGTTTGCTGCTGCCATGCCTGCTATCACGGCACACAAAAATTTCGGTGATTACACCATTGGAGTAGGCGCTTTCCCCATTGCCGGCGCCTATAGCAGGTGGGAAGATACGATAAAAGACACTACGGATGCAGATATCGATGCATCCCTTTTCTTCATGGTAATGCTTATGGACTTTAATGTTTCCATTGCAAAAAAGATTACTGACAAATTATCGCTGGGTGTCGGTTTAGACCTTGTGTATTTAAAGTTACAAGGAGATATTGAAAAGGATTACAGGAACTCAAACGTCTCCTGGCAACCCGATTACAGCTCCGGGATTGACGCAGAAGCGGATGGAATGGGGGTGCAGGGCGTGATAGGTTTTTTATATAAATTTTCCCCCAAGTGGAGCCTGGGAGCGATCTTCCGCACCGGAGCCAAATTCGATGTTAACGGTGATTTGGGTGCCTGGTTCACAATCCGCGGACCTGATGGCCAACCGATGATGGATCTTGAACAAAAGACCAACTATTATCATGAGTTCGTCTACCCTCCTTCCTGGGGTGTGGGGATAGCTTATAAACCGACGCAAACTCTCACTTTGACGGCTGACTGGCAAAGGATTGACTGGACTAAATTTAAGTGGCCCTTCGCAGATCTACATCTTGAAAAAAAAGAGCCTTTGCTGAAAGAAGATATTGTAAAAGATCCGGATTGGTCTGCCGCCGATTCATATCGCTTCGGATTAGAGTATAAGTACAATAAACGTTTAACTCTAAGGGGAGGGTACATGTCTGATGACTCCGGGGTACCTAATGAAGCAGCAGGTTTTGCTACATCCATCATTGGAGACCCCATCCAGTATGCTAATATTGGCTTTGGTTATCAATGGGATGTATGGAATTTAGACTTCATGGTAGGTACCGCGTGGGGAGAACCCTATCCCGGCGTGAAACATAACTGA
- a CDS encoding DUF6125 family protein — translation MAKIDLMGLPKKTLVDLLKTYSKNSMTVDGLWFVNVEEKFGLDTAIEIDTKVWERYGATEARRIKKALHITDGGIPALAKALNFQIWVPGMDYEFPEVTEKSVVFNVTDCTVQRARIRNNRPEFKCKPVGEALFAPFAKAIDPRLEMECLMCPPDEHPEDVWCSWKFRLKDEPTTEIKGEAKIDYFDLPEGILVELIKMYSKNIITIDGLWFIDIEERFDLDTAIDIDIKIWERYGVTEARRLKRVLNIAEGGGIPALAKALNFQIWVPGMDYEFPEVTNERVVFNVTDCTPQKARIRDKRGEFPCKPVGVALFKKFAETIDPKLKMRCLVCPPDSHPEDVWCSWEFRIEEEM, via the coding sequence ATGGCAAAGATTGATTTAATGGGGCTCCCAAAAAAAACTCTCGTCGATCTTTTAAAGACCTATTCTAAAAATTCCATGACTGTCGATGGGTTATGGTTCGTGAATGTGGAGGAGAAATTCGGGTTGGATACGGCAATAGAGATAGACACAAAAGTCTGGGAGAGATATGGTGCAACAGAGGCGAGGAGAATAAAGAAGGCATTGCATATCACTGATGGGGGTATTCCCGCCCTTGCAAAGGCCCTCAATTTTCAGATATGGGTTCCAGGTATGGATTACGAATTCCCTGAGGTTACGGAGAAGAGCGTAGTATTCAATGTAACTGATTGCACTGTCCAAAGGGCACGGATAAGAAATAACAGACCAGAGTTTAAGTGCAAACCTGTTGGAGAAGCCCTATTTGCTCCTTTTGCAAAGGCAATTGATCCTAGATTAGAAATGGAGTGTTTAATGTGTCCCCCTGATGAGCATCCAGAGGATGTATGGTGTAGCTGGAAGTTCCGGCTCAAAGATGAACCTACTACAGAAATTAAGGGGGAGGCCAAAATTGATTACTTCGATCTTCCAGAAGGAATACTTGTAGAACTAATAAAGATGTATTCTAAGAATATAATTACTATAGATGGTCTGTGGTTCATCGATATTGAAGAACGGTTTGACCTTGATACGGCTATAGATATAGACATAAAGATATGGGAAAGATACGGTGTGACAGAGGCACGAAGGCTCAAGAGGGTACTTAATATTGCCGAAGGGGGTGGTATCCCGGCCCTTGCAAAGGCCCTCAATTTTCAGATATGGGTTCCAGGTATGGATTACGAATTCCCTGAGGTTACGAATGAGAGGGTAGTATTTAATGTAACAGATTGTACCCCCCAAAAGGCAAGGATAAGAGACAAAAGAGGAGAATTTCCCTGTAAACCGGTGGGAGTAGCCCTGTTTAAAAAGTTCGCCGAGACAATAGACCCAAAACTGAAGATGAGGTGTTTGGTATGCCCACCTGACAGTCATCCAGAGGATGTGTGGTGTAGCTGGGAGTTCCGGATAGAAGAAGAGATGTAG
- a CDS encoding transposase, which produces MNSGRTGVSPVRYELFAVVVLNDHVHMIINPMDALPKIMHSIKSFSAHQINKISDRKGKVWQDENYDRVIRDEGEFLEKLGYIANNPMKANLSREYGDYKWLYIQGWIDTDNMTGETPVLP; this is translated from the coding sequence ATCAATTCCGGTAGGACAGGCGTCTCGCCTGTCAGATATGAACTCTTTGCTGTTGTTGTATTAAATGATCATGTTCATATGATAATAAACCCTATGGATGCATTACCAAAAATAATGCACAGTATCAAAAGCTTTAGTGCACATCAGATTAACAAAATATCAGATAGAAAGGGCAAAGTATGGCAAGATGAGAACTATGACAGGGTTATAAGGGATGAAGGGGAATTTTTGGAGAAGCTTGGCTATATAGCGAATAATCCTATGAAGGCGAATTTATCAAGAGAATACGGAGATTACAAGTGGTTATACATACAAGGCTGGATAGACACCGATAACATGACAGGCGAGACGCCTGTCCTACCATAG
- a CDS encoding diguanylate cyclase, translating into MKLTINTKLLLSYLAMALLTVVASAYAFISLQNLNKLAYAIITHDFIVLDTSKKMIDTLLAQESVEKKYLILKDPSLAAIFWTRSREFKESLKALEKNRIGGQEKTLSRVSLLHERYGNIFSREISLIQENLTEEANTLSENSGKKNIEAIASSLHAIERNAQKSIDTRMNLIKAQSIEASRITVILSSVSLIVGFSLALLITYNIARPLRKLERATALIAEGQFDHSFNMNHPDAIGSLARAFLIMGERLKALEVLNLDASPLTGLPGNMAIEREIERRLSEKIVFSLCHVDLDNFKPFADKYGYAWGSEVIKEVADILMSHRGTSGQDQEDAFIGHIGGDDFVIISEPGRAEHLSRQLIADFDRRILKFYREEDRLNGFIMGRDRRGTQQKFPLITLTVAIVTDDGRRFKSPLEMAMAAAELKEYAKELPGSNCVKQEDIDKENRDT; encoded by the coding sequence ATGAAGCTGACAATAAACACCAAGTTGCTTTTAAGTTATCTGGCCATGGCCTTGTTGACCGTGGTGGCAAGTGCCTATGCCTTTATAAGTCTGCAAAATCTCAATAAATTGGCCTATGCCATCATCACCCATGATTTTATCGTCCTGGATACCAGTAAGAAGATGATAGATACCCTTCTCGCCCAGGAAAGTGTGGAAAAGAAATATCTTATCCTTAAAGATCCTTCCCTTGCCGCGATATTCTGGACACGAAGTAGAGAATTTAAGGAAAGCCTGAAGGCTCTCGAAAAAAATCGGATTGGCGGCCAGGAGAAGACGCTATCCCGGGTATCGTTGCTGCACGAGCGGTATGGCAATATCTTTTCCCGGGAGATATCGCTAATTCAGGAAAATCTTACCGAAGAAGCCAACACCCTGTCGGAGAATTCCGGGAAAAAAAACATAGAAGCTATAGCTTCGTCTCTACATGCTATCGAGAGGAATGCCCAAAAGAGCATTGATACCCGGATGAACCTGATTAAGGCACAGAGTATAGAGGCATCCAGGATAACAGTTATTCTCAGTTCGGTAAGCCTCATTGTAGGATTTTCTCTTGCCCTACTCATTACCTATAATATTGCCAGGCCCCTCAGGAAGTTAGAAAGGGCAACGGCTCTTATTGCTGAGGGGCAGTTTGATCATAGCTTCAACATGAACCACCCGGATGCAATTGGCAGCCTGGCCCGCGCTTTTCTTATTATGGGTGAACGTCTCAAGGCGCTTGAGGTTCTAAACCTTGATGCGAGCCCATTGACCGGTCTTCCTGGCAATATGGCGATCGAGAGAGAGATTGAAAGACGGCTGTCAGAAAAAATTGTGTTTTCCCTCTGCCATGTTGATCTTGATAATTTTAAACCTTTTGCCGATAAATATGGATATGCATGGGGTAGTGAGGTCATCAAAGAAGTAGCCGATATCCTGATGAGCCATCGTGGGACATCAGGTCAGGACCAGGAAGACGCATTCATCGGCCACATTGGTGGAGATGATTTTGTGATTATTTCCGAACCCGGGCGGGCAGAACACCTGAGCAGGCAACTTATCGCAGATTTTGATCGCCGTATTTTAAAGTTTTACCGTGAAGAAGACAGACTGAATGGATTTATTATGGGGAGAGACAGGAGGGGTACCCAACAAAAATTCCCCCTCATTACCTTGACCGTTGCCATCGTGACCGACGATGGGAGACGTTTTAAAAGTCCTCTCGAAATGGCGATGGCGGCTGCAGAGTTAAAGGAGTATGCGAAAGAACTACCGGGCAGTAACTGTGTTAAGCAGGAAGACATAGATAAAGAGAACAGAGATACTTAA
- a CDS encoding RtcB family protein has product MSDIVLKRIDEYRWMITPVGGMRVPGIIYSSEELIREMGAGESPKQVANVAHLPGIVKYSLAMPDMHWGYGFPIGGVAAFCMEEGIISPGGVGYDINCGCRLMTTRLSLDDIQDCLKELVVTLFRDIPTGVGSRGVLKLSEREEKKVLEEGAKWAVDQGYGTPDDLTATEDGGRMEGADPEKVSTKALERGREQLGTLGSGNHFLEIEIVEEIFDKTIAAAFGLEKDQIAVLIHSGSRGLGYQVCDDYLARMVKHSGELGLSLPDRQLACAYLNSAEGRDYLSAMACAANYAWANRQMLMHWTRETFERVLHKSPREIGMRLLYDVCHNIAKIETFPVDEKQVKLCVHRKGATRAFPPGHPSLPERYIKWGQPVLIPGDMGTGSYVLVGTDKAFNDTFGSTCHGAGRVMSRNQATKASSGRSIAKEMAAKGIIVMASGKGTLREEIPEAYKNLDQVVHVVHEAGISKKVARLRSLGCIKG; this is encoded by the coding sequence ATGTCTGATATTGTGCTGAAGAGGATAGACGAATATCGCTGGATGATTACACCGGTCGGAGGAATGAGGGTCCCGGGAATCATTTATTCAAGCGAGGAGCTTATCAGAGAAATGGGCGCAGGGGAGAGCCCGAAACAGGTAGCAAATGTAGCACATCTACCGGGAATTGTTAAGTATTCTCTTGCCATGCCTGATATGCACTGGGGTTATGGGTTTCCCATAGGGGGGGTCGCAGCTTTTTGTATGGAAGAGGGGATTATATCTCCGGGTGGGGTAGGCTACGATATCAACTGTGGCTGCCGGCTGATGACAACCCGGCTTAGCCTTGATGATATACAGGATTGTCTTAAGGAACTGGTGGTCACCCTATTTCGGGATATTCCCACTGGTGTCGGATCAAGAGGTGTCCTTAAGCTTTCCGAAAGGGAGGAGAAAAAGGTCCTGGAGGAAGGGGCAAAATGGGCTGTAGATCAGGGATATGGCACACCTGATGATCTCACGGCAACGGAAGACGGGGGGAGGATGGAAGGGGCTGACCCGGAAAAGGTCAGTACAAAGGCATTGGAACGGGGGCGAGAACAGCTCGGTACTCTCGGTTCAGGGAATCATTTTCTCGAGATTGAGATTGTGGAAGAGATATTTGACAAGACTATTGCTGCTGCCTTCGGACTCGAAAAAGATCAGATCGCGGTCCTTATTCACAGCGGCTCCCGTGGCCTTGGTTATCAGGTCTGTGATGATTACCTGGCAAGGATGGTAAAGCATAGCGGTGAGTTGGGGCTTTCCCTTCCCGACAGACAACTGGCCTGTGCCTATCTGAATTCGGCTGAGGGCAGGGATTATCTTTCCGCCATGGCCTGTGCCGCCAATTATGCCTGGGCCAACAGGCAGATGTTGATGCACTGGACAAGAGAAACATTTGAAAGGGTCCTCCACAAAAGTCCCCGCGAGATCGGGATGCGTCTGCTCTACGATGTCTGTCATAATATTGCCAAGATCGAGACGTTTCCTGTAGACGAAAAACAGGTAAAACTCTGTGTCCATCGGAAGGGTGCCACACGGGCCTTTCCCCCTGGTCACCCATCACTGCCGGAGCGGTATATCAAATGGGGGCAACCTGTCTTGATACCGGGAGATATGGGGACAGGTTCCTACGTGCTGGTTGGTACAGATAAGGCATTTAATGATACCTTTGGGAGTACCTGTCATGGCGCCGGGCGAGTGATGAGCCGTAACCAGGCCACAAAGGCAAGCAGCGGCAGATCAATTGCAAAAGAGATGGCTGCAAAGGGTATCATCGTCATGGCCAGCGGGAAGGGGACCCTGCGGGAGGAGATACCGGAGGCATATAAGAATTTGGATCAGGTTGTCCATGTGGTACACGAAGCTGGTATCTCTAAAAAGGTGGCGAGGCTGCGTTCCCTTGGGTGTATCAAGGGTTAG
- a CDS encoding archease, whose product MKRYRVFDHTADLGVEIYGKTVEELFVNAAFAIFDLMTDLQDVKITEVRAIVTEGADWEDLLVNYLRDVLYLFNGEGLILSDYAIAEINPHHLMGEVRGEPFEPNRHRIKTEIKAVTYHQALIRENGEGWVGRVVFDV is encoded by the coding sequence ATGAAGAGGTACAGGGTGTTTGACCATACGGCGGATTTAGGGGTGGAGATATATGGCAAAACCGTGGAGGAACTTTTTGTCAATGCCGCCTTTGCCATCTTCGATCTGATGACAGATCTGCAAGATGTCAAGATAACCGAGGTACGGGCAATCGTCACTGAGGGAGCAGACTGGGAGGATCTCCTGGTAAACTATCTACGAGATGTCCTTTATCTATTCAATGGAGAGGGTCTGATCCTTAGCGATTATGCAATTGCGGAAATAAACCCTCATCACCTAATGGGGGAGGTGAGGGGAGAACCTTTTGAGCCTAACAGGCACAGGATAAAAACGGAAATCAAGGCCGTGACCTATCACCAGGCATTGATTAGAGAAAATGGGGAAGGATGGGTCGGAAGGGTAGTTTTCGATGTCTGA
- the gyrA gene encoding DNA gyrase subunit A: MDQQRYHHKNIPVNIEDEMKKSYLDYAMSVIIGRAIPDVRDGMKPVHRRVLYAMHEMGNRWNKPYKKSARIVGDIIGKYHPHGDVAAYDTIVRMAQDFSMRYPLVDGQGNFGSIDGDPPAAMRYTEVRMDRIAEELLADLEKETVDFVPNYDESLQEPTVLPSRIPVILLNGSSGIAVGMATNIPPHNLREVINGTIALMRNPDLTVEGLMHYIHGPDFPTSGFINGREGIISAYKTGRGIIRIRARVLIEKNEKKERESIIITELPYQVNKANLVEKISELVREKKISGIADLRDESDREGIRVVIDLKRDDPAGVVLNQLYKYTQMEITFGVIMLAIEHGQPRVFNLKEIIESFVNFRKQVATRRTSFELGKARERAHILEGLITALNHINAVIEVIKGSKNPQEAAVVLCEKFNLSEVQARAILEMRLQRLTGLEREKIDEEYTGVSETIVKLQGILDDPRKILDVIVAELEEIKARYGDERRTEIIVSSEDIDIEDLIVEEDMVVTVSHSGYIKRNPVSLYKSQHRGGRGKMGMGTREEDFVERIFIASTHAYVLIFTKRGRLYWLKVHQIPRAGRAAKGKAIVNLINISEGERIATIVPVREFTNDKSVVMATKKGIVKKTDLGAYSNPRAGGIIAIAIDEDDELIDVQLTTGDQDIFLGTRKGKAIRFKETDIRSTGRTARGVRGILIDADDVVVGMEIPTEGSSILTISENGFGKRTAVAKYRLQSRRGKGIINFKTVRRVGYVSGILQVSGDEDVILISDTGKIIRLKVEEVPLIHRVTQGVKLIDLEPEERLVGLARAEREAASDETL; this comes from the coding sequence ATGGATCAACAGCGTTATCACCATAAGAACATACCGGTTAATATTGAAGATGAGATGAAGAAGTCCTATCTTGATTATGCGATGAGCGTCATCATCGGCAGGGCTATTCCCGATGTTAGAGATGGTATGAAGCCGGTTCATAGAAGGGTACTCTACGCCATGCATGAGATGGGAAACCGGTGGAATAAACCGTACAAAAAGTCGGCAAGGATCGTCGGTGATATAATCGGTAAATATCATCCCCATGGGGATGTGGCGGCCTATGACACAATAGTCAGAATGGCCCAGGATTTTTCTATGAGATACCCCCTCGTTGACGGGCAGGGAAACTTCGGTTCTATAGATGGTGACCCACCTGCAGCCATGAGGTATACAGAAGTGAGAATGGATAGGATTGCCGAGGAGCTTCTGGCCGATCTGGAAAAGGAGACCGTTGATTTCGTGCCGAATTACGATGAATCTTTGCAGGAACCGACCGTCTTACCGTCCAGGATACCTGTGATTCTCTTAAATGGCAGTTCCGGTATCGCTGTAGGTATGGCCACCAATATCCCCCCCCACAATCTCCGTGAAGTCATTAACGGAACAATTGCACTCATGCGAAACCCGGATCTAACAGTAGAGGGACTGATGCATTACATTCATGGTCCGGACTTCCCCACTTCCGGCTTCATCAACGGGAGAGAGGGCATCATCTCTGCATATAAAACAGGAAGGGGGATCATCAGGATAAGGGCAAGGGTCCTGATTGAGAAGAATGAGAAAAAGGAAAGAGAGAGTATTATCATCACCGAACTTCCCTACCAGGTCAACAAGGCTAATCTCGTAGAGAAGATTTCCGAACTTGTGAGGGAAAAGAAGATAAGCGGTATTGCTGATCTAAGAGATGAATCAGACAGGGAGGGTATCAGGGTTGTCATTGATCTGAAGCGGGATGATCCCGCCGGAGTGGTCCTTAATCAACTTTACAAATATACCCAGATGGAGATTACCTTTGGGGTCATTATGCTGGCTATCGAACATGGTCAGCCGAGGGTTTTTAACCTGAAGGAAATCATAGAGAGTTTTGTCAATTTCAGAAAACAGGTGGCTACCCGGAGGACCTCATTCGAACTGGGCAAGGCCAGGGAAAGGGCCCATATCCTTGAAGGACTTATTACGGCTCTCAACCACATCAATGCAGTGATAGAAGTCATCAAGGGCTCAAAAAATCCACAGGAGGCCGCCGTTGTTCTCTGTGAAAAATTTAATCTCAGTGAGGTGCAGGCCAGAGCTATTCTTGAGATGAGGTTACAGCGTTTGACCGGTCTGGAGCGGGAGAAGATTGATGAGGAATACACCGGTGTATCTGAGACGATTGTAAAGTTACAGGGTATCCTCGATGATCCCCGCAAGATTCTGGATGTGATCGTGGCAGAACTTGAGGAGATCAAAGCACGGTACGGTGACGAGAGACGGACGGAAATCATTGTTAGTTCTGAAGATATTGATATTGAGGACCTGATTGTCGAGGAAGATATGGTAGTTACGGTATCTCATTCGGGATACATTAAAAGAAACCCTGTGAGCCTTTACAAGAGTCAACACCGCGGAGGACGCGGTAAGATGGGCATGGGAACTAGAGAAGAGGATTTCGTCGAGAGGATATTTATTGCTTCCACTCATGCATATGTCCTGATCTTCACGAAACGGGGGAGGCTGTACTGGCTTAAGGTGCACCAGATTCCCCGGGCAGGAAGAGCAGCAAAGGGAAAGGCCATCGTCAATTTGATAAATATATCAGAGGGAGAGCGCATCGCTACTATTGTCCCTGTCAGAGAGTTTACCAATGATAAATCGGTGGTTATGGCCACGAAGAAGGGGATCGTCAAAAAGACCGATCTGGGAGCTTATTCCAATCCAAGAGCGGGGGGAATTATTGCTATCGCTATTGATGAAGATGACGAACTTATTGATGTCCAGCTCACGACGGGTGATCAGGACATTTTTCTTGGCACCAGAAAAGGAAAAGCCATCCGGTTTAAGGAGACGGATATCAGATCTACCGGCAGAACTGCCAGGGGGGTCAGGGGTATCCTGATAGATGCCGACGATGTGGTAGTAGGAATGGAGATACCAACGGAGGGAAGTTCCATTCTTACTATTTCCGAGAATGGCTTTGGCAAGAGGACGGCTGTAGCGAAGTACAGACTTCAGAGCAGAAGAGGCAAAGGGATCATCAACTTCAAGACAGTCCGCAGGGTGGGATACGTTTCCGGAATTCTTCAGGTAAGCGGTGATGAGGATGTTATTCTGATCAGTGATACCGGCAAGATTATACGGTTAAAGGTGGAAGAGGTGCCTCTTATCCACCGTGTTACCCAGGGTGTAAAACTGATTGATCTGGAACCTGAAGAAAGATTGGTCGGTCTTGCCCGGGCCGAGAGGGAGGCTGCATCAGACGAAACTTTGTAG